In Thermotoga sp., a single genomic region encodes these proteins:
- the prfB gene encoding peptide chain release factor 2 has protein sequence MISFETKTKIEELEKKFKDVLSIVNEEEVNKELKEIERKLSDPSVWDDQKKAREYTQKLKRLKNISEDLKKVRSLFEDLEVAIELSEEDMDMVQQAEEIVRELEKTVKKLELEIILNGKYDPSNAYLSVHPGAGGTESQDWAQMLLRMYMRWAERKGLEVEIVEYQPGEEAGIKSATVLIKGEYAYGYLKHESGVHRLVRISPFDAARRRHTSFASVNVIPEIEDDVDIEIRPEDLKIETFRASGHGGQHVNKTESAVRITHIPTGIVVSCQNERSQHQNKQTALKILKARLYQLELEKKRKEIQEIQGELKDISWGNQIRSYVFHPYTMVKDHRTGVETSNVGAVMDGDIDMFIEAELVYFARHSS, from the coding sequence ATGATCAGCTTCGAGACGAAGACGAAGATAGAAGAACTCGAAAAGAAGTTCAAAGATGTGCTTTCAATAGTCAATGAAGAGGAAGTCAACAAAGAGTTAAAGGAGATCGAGAGAAAGCTCTCCGATCCTTCCGTTTGGGACGATCAAAAAAAGGCCCGTGAGTACACACAAAAGTTGAAAAGATTGAAAAACATCTCGGAAGATTTGAAGAAGGTGAGATCTCTCTTCGAAGATCTCGAAGTTGCCATAGAGCTCTCCGAGGAAGATATGGATATGGTGCAGCAGGCAGAAGAAATCGTTCGAGAGCTGGAGAAGACCGTGAAAAAGCTCGAGCTGGAGATCATTCTGAACGGAAAGTACGATCCCAGCAACGCCTATCTTTCCGTTCATCCAGGTGCGGGAGGAACTGAGTCCCAGGATTGGGCTCAAATGTTGCTTAGAATGTACATGAGGTGGGCAGAAAGAAAAGGCCTCGAAGTCGAGATCGTAGAGTATCAACCCGGTGAAGAAGCAGGTATAAAGAGTGCTACAGTTCTGATAAAAGGTGAGTACGCCTACGGATACCTGAAACACGAATCTGGTGTCCACCGTCTGGTGAGGATATCTCCTTTCGATGCGGCAAGAAGGAGACACACATCTTTCGCGTCGGTGAATGTGATACCGGAGATAGAAGACGATGTCGATATCGAAATAAGGCCGGAGGATCTGAAGATAGAGACTTTCAGAGCGTCGGGGCATGGCGGCCAGCACGTGAACAAGACAGAATCCGCTGTGAGGATCACACACATTCCAACGGGAATCGTCGTTTCCTGTCAAAACGAGAGGTCACAACATCAGAACAAGCAAACCGCCTTGAAGATTTTGAAGGCAAGACTGTACCAGCTGGAGTTGGAGAAGAAAAGAAAAGAAATACAGGAAATTCAAGGGGAATTGAAGGACATATCATGGGGGAACCAGATCAGATCTTACGTCTTTCATCCATATACGATGGTCAAAGACCATAGAACAGGTGTGGAGACTTCAAATGTTGGTGCAGTGATGGACGGTGACATTGACATGTTCATAGAAGCGGAGCTCGTCTACTTCGCACGTCATTCATCCTAA
- a CDS encoding helix-turn-helix domain-containing protein has product MLRVLVRKDIVDAFKDMIARISHDVDWDLYEGEDYRDKVLAEKWDVIFGEKIFEMDDTVFVQTLKELELALKYVVNKKEYESLRAKYNLLLYTPELQGAKIKETLFQIQKFYNSYSVFALVSERGIHRHAYVDFVTGGNYLSLIYHEDLPINTGSHTIFIDNAPPDFHPPRFSGEKVILGMDSSPKINIPFITIPPLRERKMDIPYMLDGVLRSLQLQGKTFKIDDGLIKLLTSYHWPGNTQEFLEKTYEILTLKDSAEQVKGVVRNLKGTKGIDLKKFVETVVEFVERRMIEKALEESEGNRKKACEILNMNYKTLSYKIKKYGLG; this is encoded by the coding sequence GTGCTGAGGGTACTTGTGAGAAAAGACATCGTCGATGCTTTCAAAGATATGATAGCGAGGATATCACACGACGTGGACTGGGATCTCTACGAAGGTGAGGATTACAGGGACAAGGTTCTGGCCGAAAAGTGGGATGTGATCTTTGGTGAGAAGATCTTTGAAATGGACGACACAGTATTCGTTCAAACATTGAAAGAACTGGAGCTGGCGTTGAAGTATGTTGTGAATAAGAAAGAGTACGAATCTTTGAGGGCGAAGTACAATCTTCTCTTGTACACCCCAGAGCTTCAGGGTGCGAAGATAAAGGAGACTCTTTTTCAGATACAGAAGTTCTACAATTCCTACTCTGTCTTTGCTCTTGTCTCCGAGAGAGGGATTCACAGACACGCGTACGTTGATTTCGTAACAGGGGGAAACTACCTTTCTCTCATCTACCATGAGGATCTCCCCATAAACACGGGTTCCCATACGATATTCATAGACAACGCTCCACCAGATTTCCATCCTCCAAGGTTTTCTGGTGAGAAAGTGATTTTAGGAATGGACTCTTCCCCAAAGATCAACATTCCCTTCATCACTATTCCGCCTTTGAGGGAGAGAAAAATGGACATCCCCTACATGCTGGATGGGGTTCTTAGATCTCTCCAGCTTCAGGGAAAGACCTTCAAGATCGACGATGGACTGATCAAACTGCTTACAAGCTACCACTGGCCGGGGAACACCCAGGAGTTCCTGGAGAAAACATACGAGATTCTCACACTGAAAGATTCCGCAGAACAAGTTAAGGGTGTTGTGAGAAACCTCAAAGGAACAAAAGGTATCGATCTGAAAAAATTCGTTGAAACGGTTGTTGAGTTCGTGGAAAGGAGGATGATAGAAAAAGCCCTCGAAGAAAGCGAGGGCAATCGGAAGAAAGCGTGTGAGATCTTGAACATGAATTACAAAACCCTTTCCTACAAGATAAAGAAATACGGCTTAGGATGA